The following are encoded together in the Flavobacterium sp. TR2 genome:
- a CDS encoding MFS transporter — translation MKNSKYYPWLVVALLWIVALLNYMDRQMLATMRPSMESDIPELVSGENFGRLMAVFLWIYALMSPVSGIIADKLNRKWLIIGSLFVWSAVTYAMGYAKTYDEIYWLRAIMGVSEALYIPAGLSLIADYHQQKTRSLAIGIHMTGLYVGSALGGFGATIAARYSWHSTFHHFGIIGVVYSVILVFFLYEKKTKVFDPEFNKTHEKAPLLKGLAILFTNISFWVILFYFAIISLPGWATKNWLPTLFSDNLGISMDQAGPLATITISFSSLLGVVFGGILSDKWVQKNIKGRIYTSAIGLSLTIPALLLIGFGHSLFHVVGAVLCFGIGYGMFDANNMPIICQFVSSKYRATAYGILNMTGVGCGALVTSLLGKSADAGNLGYGFSLMAGIVLIALITQISFLRPKVNDFEGA, via the coding sequence ATGAAAAACTCTAAATATTATCCTTGGCTCGTAGTCGCGTTACTTTGGATTGTAGCTTTACTAAACTACATGGACAGGCAGATGCTCGCAACCATGAGACCATCAATGGAAAGTGACATTCCGGAATTGGTTTCGGGTGAAAATTTTGGACGTCTGATGGCGGTTTTCCTTTGGATTTATGCTTTGATGAGTCCCGTGTCTGGAATTATCGCTGATAAATTAAATAGAAAATGGCTCATTATTGGAAGTTTGTTCGTTTGGTCTGCGGTAACGTATGCAATGGGATATGCCAAGACGTACGATGAGATTTATTGGTTAAGAGCGATTATGGGTGTGAGCGAGGCTTTATACATTCCGGCAGGATTGTCCTTAATCGCCGATTATCACCAGCAGAAGACAAGATCGCTTGCCATTGGTATTCACATGACGGGACTTTATGTTGGCTCGGCTTTGGGAGGTTTTGGAGCCACAATCGCAGCGCGCTATTCTTGGCATTCGACTTTTCATCACTTCGGAATTATTGGAGTAGTGTATTCGGTTATTTTGGTTTTCTTTTTGTACGAGAAAAAGACAAAAGTTTTTGATCCAGAGTTTAACAAAACCCATGAAAAAGCTCCTTTGCTGAAAGGTCTGGCCATATTATTTACCAATATTTCTTTTTGGGTAATTCTGTTCTATTTTGCCATTATAAGCCTACCGGGATGGGCAACTAAAAACTGGCTCCCAACGCTTTTCTCGGATAATTTAGGAATTTCAATGGATCAGGCTGGACCTTTGGCAACCATTACAATTTCATTCTCTTCCTTGCTTGGAGTTGTATTCGGTGGAATCTTATCTGATAAGTGGGTTCAGAAAAATATAAAAGGAAGAATTTATACCAGCGCGATTGGTTTAAGCTTGACCATTCCCGCACTATTATTGATCGGATTTGGGCATTCTTTGTTTCACGTGGTTGGCGCAGTTCTGTGTTTTGGTATAGGATACGGAATGTTTGATGCAAATAATATGCCCATTATCTGTCAATTTGTTTCTTCAAAATATCGGGCGACGGCCTATGGTATTTTAAATATGACGGGGGTTGGCTGTGGCGCATTGGTCACCTCCTTGTTAGGGAAATCAGCCGATGCTGGCAACTTGGGTTATGGTTTTTCTTTGATGGCCGGTATCGTCTTGATTGCCCTTATCACACAAATTAGCTTTTTGCGCCCCAAAGTAAATGATTTTGAAGGAGCTTAG
- a CDS encoding galactose oxidase, producing the protein MSATVGLSQQKNISKIEWEKAAQLQNADGSLSLGFAGPINGVNNNVLIVAGGANFQDKMPWEGGKKHYSKEIHVLEKNDKTFHWNKKTTAELPEPIAYCGNVSTSLGIVYVGGENENGLSNKAHILNWNLVKNEIEIKTLPDFPIKITNIALVNVSNVVYAIGGDEASKSSDLVFSIDLNKTQLEWKSGPKLPFALANSVAVVQKEVIYVVGGRTKTASGISDLHNTTLAFNLKKQIWETKAVITDGKKTTNFSAGAGVAFGKHYIIITGGDNGETFHKIESYLAQISKTASEEEKTKLIAEKNILNTTHQGFYKAILLYDTLKNKWSKIGELPFLAHVTTTAVLWNDKIVLSNGEIKPGIRTPDVMIGTVE; encoded by the coding sequence ATGTCAGCAACAGTTGGTCTTTCGCAGCAAAAAAATATTTCAAAAATCGAATGGGAAAAAGCAGCACAGCTTCAAAATGCAGACGGCAGTCTTTCATTAGGTTTTGCAGGACCAATCAATGGCGTAAATAATAACGTTCTGATTGTTGCTGGAGGAGCCAATTTTCAAGATAAAATGCCTTGGGAAGGAGGAAAAAAGCATTATTCAAAAGAAATTCATGTTTTAGAAAAAAACGATAAAACGTTTCATTGGAACAAAAAAACGACTGCTGAATTGCCAGAACCAATTGCGTATTGCGGAAATGTTTCAACCAGTTTAGGAATCGTTTATGTTGGTGGAGAAAATGAAAACGGCTTATCCAACAAAGCGCACATTTTAAATTGGAATTTAGTTAAAAATGAAATCGAAATAAAAACATTACCCGATTTCCCAATTAAAATAACCAATATCGCCCTTGTAAATGTGAGCAATGTAGTGTACGCAATTGGAGGAGATGAAGCCTCAAAAAGTTCTGATTTGGTTTTTAGCATTGATTTAAATAAAACACAATTAGAATGGAAATCAGGACCAAAATTACCTTTTGCATTAGCAAATTCAGTAGCAGTGGTTCAGAAGGAAGTTATTTATGTTGTGGGAGGAAGAACCAAAACAGCTTCGGGAATTAGCGATTTGCACAACACAACATTGGCTTTCAATCTGAAAAAACAAATTTGGGAAACTAAAGCAGTTATAACAGACGGGAAGAAAACAACGAACTTTTCAGCAGGAGCAGGAGTCGCTTTTGGAAAACACTATATCATCATTACGGGAGGAGATAACGGAGAGACATTTCATAAAATAGAATCCTATTTAGCCCAAATTTCGAAGACAGCTTCAGAAGAAGAAAAAACAAAATTAATTGCCGAAAAAAATATCTTAAATACAACACATCAAGGATTTTACAAAGCCATTTTATTGTATGATACCTTAAAAAATAAATGGTCGAAAATTGGCGAACTGCCATTTTTGGCTCATGTAACGACAACTGCAGTGCTTTGGAACGATAAAATTGTTTTATCAAATGGAGAAATAAAACCTGGAATTCGTACGCCAGATGTTATGATTGGAACTGTAGAATAA
- a CDS encoding dihydrodipicolinate synthase family protein, translated as MKIEHLQGLISAPFTPFDENGKLDVSLIPAYYAFLKRNGVTGAFIIGSTGEGVSMSLEEKKTVAKAWADCSNHDADFKVMVFLGGTCLTDCIELAKYSYEIGLYAVSITAPFYFKPGNVDTLAEICIKVGESVPNMPLYYYHIPVLTGVNIPMFDLVRALDGKLPNFAGVKYTHEDFMDFQSCMSYADGKFDMLWGRDENMLSALVLGAKGAVGSTFNYAAPLYYDLIDAFNANDLAKASKLQQKSIDMIRFLGKYGGISVGKAYMKLVGHNLGEFRLPVKNMSAAQFELFKKDVEGLNFDEFKSK; from the coding sequence ATGAAAATCGAACATTTACAAGGTCTTATTTCGGCTCCATTTACTCCATTTGACGAGAACGGAAAACTAGATGTAAGCCTGATTCCAGCTTATTATGCTTTTCTAAAAAGAAATGGCGTGACAGGAGCATTTATAATTGGTTCTACTGGCGAAGGAGTTTCTATGTCATTAGAAGAGAAAAAAACGGTTGCAAAAGCATGGGCAGACTGCTCCAATCATGATGCTGACTTTAAAGTAATGGTTTTTCTGGGCGGAACTTGTCTTACAGATTGTATCGAACTGGCAAAATATTCTTATGAAATTGGTTTGTATGCAGTATCTATTACCGCTCCGTTTTACTTTAAACCCGGAAATGTAGACACGCTTGCAGAAATCTGCATCAAAGTAGGAGAAAGTGTTCCAAATATGCCTTTGTACTATTATCATATTCCTGTTTTAACTGGCGTTAACATTCCGATGTTTGATCTGGTGAGAGCTCTAGACGGAAAACTGCCAAATTTTGCAGGAGTAAAATATACGCATGAAGATTTTATGGATTTTCAAAGCTGTATGAGTTATGCCGATGGAAAATTTGATATGCTTTGGGGACGTGATGAAAATATGCTGTCGGCATTGGTTTTAGGAGCAAAAGGCGCTGTTGGAAGCACTTTTAATTACGCAGCTCCATTGTATTACGATTTGATTGATGCTTTTAATGCTAATGATTTAGCGAAAGCTAGTAAATTGCAGCAGAAGTCAATCGATATGATTCGTTTCTTAGGAAAGTACGGCGGTATCTCAGTTGGGAAAGCCTATATGAAATTGGTTGGGCATAATTTAGGCGAATTCAGATTGCCGGTTAAAAACATGAGCGCAGCACAATTTGAATTGTTCAAAAAAGATGTTGAAGGTTTAAATTTCGACGAGTTTAAATCAAAATAA
- a CDS encoding RagB/SusD family nutrient uptake outer membrane protein: protein MKKKFLLYTILFSSLSLFNSCQDDLELTSDSVITADSFWKTEDDAKAGVNGMYVSFRIQTQQNYYLLGGARSAEITGGVQSPLTLANYYNNNLTPQNIDVDWAGLYTVIHSANLVLKYVPQITFSPSTVKEQKRYIAQAYTMRALCYFIMARSWGGVPIVTEPTENTNQSQYIIPRNTIEETFAFIKSDIDKAIANFPDSSNNKTQLALPSVYALKADVNLWTAKQLNGGTADLNTALAAINAIPGTPTLMPSFKDVFAFDKKGNAEVLFAVRYSLADLTSSLLDNWNQFMFVGPSDFAPLTSAQATAVFGTLGTGSGNAGISRVQPDITRFNFAATDTRKAATYLTLYNGATPVVTGLVKYNGTVDGTIRRFVSDIIIYRWADILLMKAEVKNALGQDPTEEMNLVMKRADASASFTNDTPAANDNVILRERLKELAFEGKSWWDIVRFNKTSLVPSMAGKEILFPISQNTINFNPKITQNPGYVK, encoded by the coding sequence ATGAAAAAGAAATTTCTTTTATACACAATACTTTTTTCAAGTCTTTCTCTTTTTAATTCTTGTCAGGATGATTTAGAATTAACATCTGATAGTGTTATTACGGCCGATAGTTTCTGGAAAACAGAAGATGACGCCAAAGCAGGAGTAAACGGAATGTATGTGAGCTTTAGAATCCAGACACAGCAAAATTACTACTTGTTGGGAGGAGCAAGAAGCGCCGAAATCACAGGTGGAGTTCAGTCTCCGCTGACATTGGCAAATTATTACAACAACAATCTTACGCCCCAAAATATAGATGTAGATTGGGCTGGCTTATACACCGTAATTCATTCGGCAAACTTGGTTTTAAAATATGTGCCGCAAATTACCTTTAGTCCATCAACCGTAAAAGAGCAGAAAAGATACATCGCTCAAGCGTATACAATGCGAGCCTTATGCTACTTCATTATGGCGCGCTCTTGGGGTGGAGTGCCAATTGTAACAGAGCCGACAGAAAATACAAACCAATCGCAATACATTATTCCGCGTAATACAATCGAAGAAACATTTGCATTCATTAAGTCAGATATTGATAAGGCCATTGCCAATTTTCCAGACTCAAGCAATAACAAAACGCAATTGGCTCTTCCATCAGTTTATGCTTTAAAAGCAGATGTGAATTTATGGACAGCAAAACAATTAAACGGAGGAACAGCAGATTTAAACACAGCTTTGGCTGCAATAAATGCAATTCCGGGAACACCGACTTTAATGCCAAGTTTTAAAGATGTTTTTGCTTTTGACAAAAAAGGAAATGCCGAAGTGCTTTTTGCAGTTCGCTATTCATTAGCCGATTTGACTTCGTCATTATTAGATAACTGGAATCAGTTTATGTTTGTAGGTCCAAGTGATTTTGCGCCATTGACATCAGCACAGGCAACTGCAGTTTTTGGAACATTAGGAACAGGTTCAGGAAATGCAGGTATTTCGAGAGTGCAGCCAGATATTACCCGATTCAATTTTGCAGCTACAGATACCAGAAAAGCAGCAACCTACTTAACTTTATACAATGGTGCAACTCCTGTGGTTACTGGCTTGGTAAAATACAACGGAACTGTAGACGGAACCATCAGACGATTTGTAAGTGATATTATCATTTACCGCTGGGCAGATATTTTATTGATGAAAGCAGAAGTTAAAAATGCTTTAGGTCAGGATCCAACAGAAGAAATGAATCTCGTAATGAAAAGAGCAGATGCATCGGCTTCATTTACAAATGATACTCCAGCAGCAAATGACAATGTGATTTTAAGAGAACGTTTAAAAGAATTGGCATTTGAAGGAAAATCATGGTGGGATATTGTTCGTTTCAACAAAACAAGCCTAGTTCCGTCAATGGCAGGAAAAGAAATACTGTTTCCAATTTCTCAAAACACCATCAATTTCAATCCTAAAATTACTCAGAATCCGGGATACGTTAAATAA
- a CDS encoding SusC/RagA family TonB-linked outer membrane protein, with amino-acid sequence MKLLPKSKPKNFRFTPKHVKVVKLTSTLLLAFTMQLASAKTEKSIVFTDKNVKKNNPVQKKVTGKVTNEKGESLPGVNIVAKGTSVSTQTDFDGNFAFEVPDNATTLIVTYIGLQDQEVAITGSPLNIVLKEIGQQMNEVIVVGYGAQNRRTLSTAVSKLDKKVLENVPYSNVTQSLQGSVTGLVVKTSSGQPGKASNVIVRGGTSIDNPSGATPLYIVDGVIRSQIDDINSLDIASLQVLKDAAATSIYGARASNGVIIVTTNTGKSGKLKVSYNVSTQNSRIGKKYNFMDGGDYIKMQRQGLYNAAELAGLSTTTGIARLGQLTGATPAGTGNNLENNTPFATLLKSNLSPETISTLQAKGWQEVADPLNPNSTIMYKSTDWNDILFQDAITQSHTLGFSGGTDTGVFDLSLGYLKGDGITIFTGYQRFTSKLNASLKVADNFTINGRVLFSKASNNQVVANSVVFNRYLGNSPTTKLYLEDGTLAPGQNNINGNPLYQMGKVKGKNENDKLQMSVDGELRLAKDFTFTPAISLYSENENDNTFQQAFLSGSSGLVDNTRTATRLSNQTYQVQYEGVFAYKKGWDNIGDFDAKLGLSKYDRSIKYFNAAGKGSPSDLAQTLDSSPIPVSVYSNNTKLVLNSVFGRVNYDYKNRYFATASFRYDGSSSLGPDNRYGFFPGISAGWNMQEEKFWANTMPKFFSSLKLRGSYGVNGNLGTLGDFQAGGLYAGTTNGLPNSYNGQSAIINSQIANPGLKWEQSETINGGFDIGLNEDRIRIIGDFYNKLTSDLLTNLTLPSNSGFSTVLTNLGGLRSKGFELEVQANVYNKNDWKVNVGANVSHNTNTVEKLPFNGNGNNRIGGTEIWDAKSGKYVYVGGLQEGQKIGNFYAHKQLYILSTQAEADAYNAKVHDTYVTKTAANGGNPDGRKFAGDAVFEDTDNNGIIDSRDRQYMGNMFPTFVGGFNFDTSYKGFSLTVRTDYSLGATIYNEARARFLGQFQGNYGLLAESAQAWQKEGDITDVPRYRWADQTNQNNLFRSEASGAAYNTNMFQGNSRYYESGDYLCIREITFSYNFPKTLIEKASLTSLRLYVTGSNLYYFTKYKGLSPEVQGIDGGSSLGLNAAGSTGTYPVPRNIILGLNISL; translated from the coding sequence ATGAAATTATTGCCTAAAAGTAAGCCTAAAAATTTTAGGTTTACTCCTAAACACGTAAAAGTTGTTAAACTTACTTCTACGTTACTTTTAGCTTTTACTATGCAATTAGCATCTGCTAAAACAGAAAAAAGCATTGTGTTTACGGATAAAAATGTAAAAAAGAACAACCCGGTTCAGAAGAAAGTTACCGGAAAGGTGACAAATGAAAAAGGAGAATCTCTTCCAGGTGTAAATATTGTTGCCAAAGGAACAAGTGTAAGTACTCAGACCGACTTTGACGGAAATTTTGCTTTTGAGGTTCCAGACAATGCGACTACTTTAATCGTAACTTATATCGGATTGCAGGATCAGGAAGTGGCTATTACAGGCAGCCCGTTAAATATTGTCTTAAAAGAAATAGGACAGCAGATGAATGAGGTAATTGTAGTAGGATATGGAGCTCAAAACAGAAGAACTTTAAGTACAGCGGTTTCTAAATTAGATAAAAAAGTACTTGAAAATGTACCTTATTCAAACGTTACCCAATCTTTACAAGGAAGCGTTACAGGTTTGGTGGTAAAAACTTCTTCAGGTCAGCCGGGAAAAGCTTCAAATGTAATCGTTCGTGGTGGTACTTCAATCGATAATCCTTCTGGAGCAACTCCTTTATATATTGTAGATGGTGTAATCAGAAGTCAGATTGATGATATTAACTCGTTGGATATCGCTTCACTTCAGGTGCTTAAAGATGCTGCAGCGACTTCTATTTATGGTGCACGAGCTTCAAACGGTGTAATCATTGTAACGACTAATACTGGTAAATCAGGAAAACTTAAGGTGAGCTATAATGTTTCAACGCAAAACAGTAGAATTGGCAAAAAGTACAATTTTATGGATGGAGGCGATTACATTAAAATGCAGCGTCAAGGATTGTATAATGCTGCCGAACTTGCGGGACTTTCTACAACGACAGGTATTGCGCGTTTAGGGCAATTGACCGGTGCAACGCCTGCAGGTACAGGAAACAATCTGGAAAATAATACTCCGTTTGCTACTTTATTAAAATCTAATTTATCGCCAGAAACAATAAGCACGCTTCAAGCAAAAGGTTGGCAGGAAGTTGCAGATCCTTTAAACCCAAACAGTACGATTATGTACAAAAGCACCGATTGGAACGATATTTTGTTTCAAGATGCCATTACGCAAAGCCATACGCTTGGTTTTAGCGGAGGAACAGATACAGGCGTATTCGATTTAAGTTTAGGATATTTAAAAGGAGACGGTATTACGATATTTACTGGATACCAAAGGTTTACAAGTAAGTTAAACGCATCGTTAAAAGTTGCAGACAATTTTACCATTAATGGGCGAGTGTTATTTTCTAAGGCGAGCAACAATCAGGTAGTCGCAAATAGTGTTGTTTTCAACAGATATTTAGGAAACTCGCCAACTACAAAATTATATTTAGAAGATGGAACTTTAGCTCCGGGGCAAAACAACATTAACGGAAATCCATTGTACCAGATGGGGAAAGTTAAAGGGAAAAATGAAAACGACAAACTGCAAATGAGTGTAGACGGTGAATTAAGACTTGCAAAAGATTTTACTTTCACGCCAGCCATTTCGTTATACAGCGAAAACGAAAATGACAATACTTTTCAGCAGGCATTCTTAAGCGGAAGCAGCGGTTTGGTTGATAATACTAGAACAGCTACGAGATTGAGCAATCAAACGTATCAAGTGCAATACGAAGGGGTTTTTGCCTACAAAAAAGGATGGGATAATATAGGAGATTTTGATGCCAAATTGGGACTTTCAAAATACGACAGAAGCATTAAATATTTTAATGCCGCAGGAAAAGGAAGCCCTTCAGATTTAGCGCAGACCTTAGATTCATCTCCAATTCCGGTTTCTGTGTACAGCAACAATACCAAGCTGGTTTTAAATAGTGTTTTCGGACGTGTTAATTACGATTACAAAAACAGATATTTCGCAACAGCTTCATTCCGTTATGATGGTTCGTCAAGTTTAGGTCCAGACAATAGATATGGATTCTTCCCTGGAATTTCTGCCGGATGGAATATGCAGGAAGAAAAATTCTGGGCCAACACAATGCCAAAATTCTTTTCTTCTCTTAAACTTCGCGGAAGTTATGGTGTAAACGGAAACTTAGGTACTTTAGGAGATTTTCAAGCAGGAGGATTGTACGCTGGAACTACAAACGGACTTCCAAATAGTTATAATGGACAATCGGCTATTATTAATTCGCAAATTGCAAATCCTGGTTTAAAATGGGAGCAATCTGAAACAATAAATGGTGGTTTTGATATCGGATTAAACGAAGATAGAATTAGAATCATCGGAGATTTTTACAACAAATTGACATCAGACTTATTGACCAACCTGACTTTGCCTTCAAATAGCGGTTTCTCAACTGTTTTGACCAATTTAGGAGGATTAAGAAGCAAAGGTTTTGAGTTGGAAGTTCAGGCAAATGTTTACAATAAAAATGATTGGAAAGTAAATGTTGGAGCAAACGTTTCGCACAATACCAATACAGTCGAAAAACTTCCATTTAATGGAAACGGAAATAACAGAATTGGCGGAACAGAGATCTGGGATGCAAAAAGCGGTAAATATGTTTATGTGGGAGGTTTGCAGGAAGGACAGAAAATTGGAAATTTCTACGCTCACAAACAATTATACATTCTTTCTACTCAAGCAGAAGCAGATGCATACAACGCAAAAGTGCATGATACTTATGTAACGAAAACGGCTGCAAACGGTGGTAATCCTGACGGAAGAAAATTTGCTGGTGACGCAGTTTTTGAAGATACAGACAATAACGGAATCATTGACAGCCGAGACAGACAATACATGGGGAATATGTTCCCGACATTCGTAGGAGGTTTCAATTTTGATACTTCATACAAAGGATTCTCATTGACTGTTAGAACAGATTACTCATTGGGAGCAACAATTTACAACGAAGCAAGAGCACGTTTCTTAGGACAGTTTCAAGGTAACTACGGATTATTGGCAGAAAGTGCGCAAGCATGGCAGAAAGAAGGAGATATTACAGATGTTCCTCGTTACCGTTGGGCAGACCAGACAAATCAGAATAACTTATTTAGATCTGAAGCGAGTGGAGCAGCTTACAACACCAATATGTTTCAAGGTAACAGCCGTTATTACGAGAGCGGAGATTATTTATGCATAAGAGAAATTACGTTTAGCTATAATTTTCCAAAAACACTTATCGAAAAAGCAAGTTTAACATCACTTCGTCTGTATGTTACAGGAAGCAATTTATACTACTTCACAAAATACAAAGGATTAAGCCCAGAGGTGCAAGGTATTGACGGAGGATCTAGTTTAGGATTAAACGCAGCTGGTTCTACAGGAACTTACCCAGTGCCTAGAAACATTATTCTTGGTTTAAATATCAGTTTGTAA
- a CDS encoding ROK family transcriptional regulator produces MSLKDLLDNSKDKTLSEQKWHLLRQSIVKRLLSGGNSTIAELSTELQSSVPTVTKAVNELLAEGYVVDLGKITNSGGRRPSLFSINPTCAYFLGVEVGLTSMSIGLQNIKNELVSIELGTSFALENTQESLLKFCNLINSFIEDSSVEKKMIVGVCINFSGRINSMEGFSYNYFFSENRPLTEIISEQLNLPVHLENDTRAMAFGEYCEGVVVDEQNIIFVNYSWGVAIGMITDGKLYYGKSGYSGEFGHSTIFNNEIMCQCGKLGCLETEISGWSLVNQFKEAIKDGKQSKVVLDENSPVLQHHAIISGAVNLEDTLCVDLVTQQSEKMGRYLSILLNIFNPDLLVIGGDFAQLGDYALLPIQSALKKYSLGLVNRDMKLKKSTLGRRAGVIGACCVIKEKLLFPLINN; encoded by the coding sequence ATGAGTTTAAAAGATTTATTAGATAATAGCAAAGACAAAACTTTATCTGAACAAAAATGGCATTTGCTTAGGCAGTCGATTGTAAAACGACTATTGTCTGGCGGAAATTCGACTATTGCAGAATTGAGCACAGAACTGCAATCTAGCGTGCCTACAGTAACAAAAGCAGTCAACGAACTGCTGGCTGAAGGTTATGTGGTCGATTTAGGAAAAATAACCAATAGTGGCGGACGCAGGCCTTCGCTGTTTAGCATAAATCCTACTTGTGCCTATTTTCTAGGTGTTGAAGTTGGGCTAACCAGTATGTCTATTGGCCTTCAGAATATAAAAAACGAACTCGTAAGCATTGAGCTTGGAACTTCTTTTGCTTTAGAAAACACACAAGAATCACTTCTTAAATTCTGTAATTTAATTAATTCCTTTATTGAAGACAGCTCTGTCGAAAAGAAAATGATTGTTGGAGTCTGCATCAACTTCTCTGGCCGTATCAATTCGATGGAAGGCTTTAGCTATAATTATTTTTTCAGCGAAAATAGACCCTTGACAGAAATTATTTCAGAACAGCTAAATCTTCCTGTTCACTTAGAAAATGATACGAGAGCGATGGCTTTTGGCGAATATTGCGAAGGTGTGGTAGTCGACGAGCAAAACATCATTTTTGTCAATTACAGCTGGGGAGTGGCAATCGGGATGATTACCGATGGAAAACTCTACTACGGAAAATCTGGTTATTCGGGAGAGTTTGGGCATAGCACGATTTTTAATAATGAAATCATGTGCCAATGCGGGAAACTAGGCTGTTTGGAAACCGAAATTTCAGGCTGGTCACTAGTCAATCAATTTAAAGAAGCAATAAAAGACGGCAAGCAATCTAAAGTCGTCTTGGATGAAAACTCACCTGTTTTGCAGCATCATGCTATTATTTCTGGAGCTGTAAATTTGGAAGACACCCTTTGCGTAGACCTTGTGACACAGCAAAGTGAAAAAATGGGACGTTACTTATCTATTCTATTAAACATATTCAACCCAGATCTTTTGGTGATTGGAGGAGATTTCGCACAACTTGGCGATTATGCGCTGCTGCCGATACAATCAGCTTTAAAAAAATATTCTCTTGGTTTGGTAAACCGAGATATGAAGCTTAAAAAGTCAACATTAGGGCGACGAGCGGGGGTTATAGGCGCTTGTTGCGTCATCAAAGAAAAGCTATTATTTCCGCTCATTAATAATTAA
- a CDS encoding DUF2490 domain-containing protein: MNVLKRNFLLFGFIILFQVLRAQDAPYTMGFIPASIEEADVAFPLIEKWHLSGQADMQLVTQGAYTNGNPFEYTQRKVFRPWLIYSGFKNMKLWLGYAHNQKYAIEEAGNYKTLENRLIVMGTYTQEMPKGSLFEQLRFETKFFDDRNGNHQTIPRIRARFGVNHYLRQSKEKPIFLAPNIGYYTELMLKFASKDYAEEHFDIFRLSVYYTAGITPNIHFLAGVIGQMQLRTNGTQFDVYYGPMVSLKYSVKPKERETFDSVDGGAD; the protein is encoded by the coding sequence ATGAATGTATTAAAAAGAAATTTTCTCTTATTCGGTTTTATAATCCTATTTCAGGTTTTGAGGGCACAGGATGCACCTTATACAATGGGTTTTATTCCAGCATCTATTGAAGAGGCAGACGTTGCTTTTCCGTTAATTGAAAAATGGCATTTGAGCGGGCAGGCAGATATGCAGCTCGTTACACAAGGCGCATACACAAACGGAAATCCTTTTGAATATACGCAGCGTAAAGTCTTTAGGCCTTGGCTTATTTATTCGGGTTTTAAAAATATGAAGCTTTGGCTAGGATACGCACACAATCAGAAATACGCGATTGAAGAAGCAGGGAATTACAAAACTTTAGAAAATAGACTTATCGTTATGGGAACTTATACTCAAGAAATGCCCAAAGGATCTCTTTTCGAACAATTGCGCTTTGAAACCAAGTTTTTTGATGACAGAAACGGCAATCACCAAACGATTCCCAGAATACGAGCTCGTTTTGGAGTAAATCATTATTTGAGACAAAGTAAAGAAAAGCCAATTTTTCTGGCACCCAACATTGGCTATTATACAGAATTGATGCTGAAGTTTGCTTCTAAAGATTATGCCGAAGAACATTTTGATATTTTCAGATTATCGGTTTATTACACAGCCGGAATCACGCCAAACATTCATTTTTTGGCAGGCGTAATCGGGCAGATGCAGTTGCGCACCAACGGAACCCAATTTGATGTTTACTACGGACCGATGGTTTCATTAAAATACAGCGTGAAACCCAAAGAGCGAGAAACTTTTGATAGCGTTGATGGCGGGGCAGATTAA